The proteins below are encoded in one region of Belonocnema kinseyi isolate 2016_QV_RU_SX_M_011 chromosome 3, B_treatae_v1, whole genome shotgun sequence:
- the LOC117169377 gene encoding methylmalonic aciduria and homocystinuria type D homolog, mitochondrial encodes MFCIRNLGRNCISAPVRLILKANYSRRSNENTITYEVIKTKDETVDDIEKTVIESNPNWELLTPRGYRFYLPGCIGPGWLDASTVAQPAERTMTDEELMILSGKHGVLDKSSGNKNQKKHRGQNDHFRLEYSAQECPVVLRKDLLELFPGVQELSVPHLTIVTLTQKSCQRRGRWSKEVETEKFAKYFVMAASDLCAKLKLIGFWADFINPFSGQSYHNPQKLTTLYKSDARFRCLGFTIDEKNHCKVISYDHNERYFTGHFYTTGPSNTDFLRKLVHEYSKMEED; translated from the exons ATGTTTTGTATACGTAATTTAGGAAGAAATTGCATCTCAGCGCCTGTCAGGTTGATTTTGAAGGCCAATTACTCACGACGCAGTAACGAAAACACAATTACTTATGAAGTTATTAAGACTAAAGACGAAACAGTTGATG ACATCGAAAAAACGGTCATCGAGTCGAATCCCAACTGGGAATTGCTCACACCCAGAGGTTATAGGTTTTACCTTCCAGGATGTATAGGCCCAGGTTGGTTAGATGCATCGACAGTAGCTCAACCAGCAGAAAGGACAATGACTGATGAAGAGTTGATGATCCTCTCAGGAAAACACGGGGTTCTGGACAAGTCTtcaggaaataaaaatcaaaagaaacaTAGAGGTCAAAACGATCACTTTAGGTTAGAATATTCAGCACAGGAATGTCCCGTGGTCTTAAGGAAAGACCTGTTAGAACTTTTTCCAGGAGTCCAGGAATTAAGTGTACCTCACCTCACAATAGTAACTCTCACTCAGAAATCATGTCAGAGAAGGGGGAGATGGAGTAAGGAAGTCGAGACTGAGAAGTTTGCCAAATAT TTCGTAATGGCAGCATCCGATCTTTGTGCAAAGCTTAAATTAATAGGATTTTGGGCGGACTTTATCAATCCTTTCAGTGGCCAGTCGTATCACAATCCACAAAAACTTACGACTTTGTACAAATCAGATGCGCGCTTCCGTTGTCTAGGATTTACGATTGATGAGAAGAACCATTGCAAAGTGATTTCATATGATCATAATGAGCGTTATTTTACCG GACACTTTTATACGACAGGACCATCGAACACAGATTTTCTGAGGAAACTTGTACATGAATACAGCAAAATGGAGGAAGATTAG